Genomic DNA from Candidatus Neptunochlamydia vexilliferae:
CCTTGCTCCATCCACTGCCCTGAAATTGCCCTCGAATATGCCCACCGTTTCAAAGCCCTTTCCGACAAGGTCAGCGAGCGAATTTTTATGGTGATGCGGGTCTTTTTAGAAAAGCCGCGGACCCAGTTTGGATGGAAAGGGTTTCTCTACGACCCCCTCCTCGATGGAAGCTACGATATTGAAAAGGGACTCTACGCCTCCCGCAAACTTCTTCTCGAACTTGCCGCTTTAAAAGTGCCGGTTGCCACCGAGTTTCTCGATCCACTCCTTTCTCCCTATACCCAAGATCTCATCACCTGGGGAGTGATCGGCGCCCGCACCTCCACCTCTCAAATCCACCGGCAGATGGCCTCTCACCTCTCGATGCCTATCGGCTTTAAAAATGAAACCGATGGGAGTCTCGATAATGCGATCTGCGGAGCACTTGCTGCGCGCCATCCCCAAGCTTCCCTCGGCATCAATGGAGAGGGAAAGGTCTGCTCAATGAAAACATCGGGCAATCCCTACACTCACCTGATCCTCCGTGGTGGGGAAGTGGCTTCTAACTATGATGAGATTGCGGTCTCTGGAGCGATCCAAAAGCAGCGCCTCTATGGGCTAAGCTC
This window encodes:
- a CDS encoding 3-deoxy-7-phosphoheptulonate synthase encodes the protein MLVWTMQYFQSQTPLSTPEEVLAKLPLSDEERKTVSTFRLTAEHIMRGEDDRLIIFAGPCSIHCPEIALEYAHRFKALSDKVSERIFMVMRVFLEKPRTQFGWKGFLYDPLLDGSYDIEKGLYASRKLLLELAALKVPVATEFLDPLLSPYTQDLITWGVIGARTSTSQIHRQMASHLSMPIGFKNETDGSLDNAICGALAARHPQASLGINGEGKVCSMKTSGNPYTHLILRGGEVASNYDEIAVSGAIQKQRLYGLSSRLLIDCAHGNSQKDPQKQQLAFCSTLEQIAEGNHLIMGAMLESHLQGRNALSMTDPCLDWETTEKLVLWAAGHPLSTSQSQLGQPTAAASTL